AGATCTGCTTTTGTATTatgaaaacagagaaaaatatggaaaaccaaTAAAGCGCAAAGGTTTTACCCAGGCTTTAGCACAGATTCAGAGAAGAGAACCTCCACCTCCAAATATGCCAGGTAGTATTCCAACTACACAACGTGCAGATGGTGAAAGTGAAGGTGAAGGAGATTTGGTCGTTGATGAAGCACCGAGAACTTCTATTCAAAGCCATCAGTGACTGGTACTGCAGAGGACAAGAAGCGTCCTGTGAAGCGTAAACGTG
This genomic interval from Schistocerca serialis cubense isolate TAMUIC-IGC-003099 chromosome 8, iqSchSeri2.2, whole genome shotgun sequence contains the following:
- the LOC126416996 gene encoding hepatoma-derived growth factor-like; the protein is MKTFHPGDKVFAKVRGRPLWPARVENVVASTPNNVKYNVFFYGTAETTVCKVEDLLLYYENREKYGKPIKRKGFTQALAQIQRREPPPPNMPGSIPTTQRADGESEGEGDLVVDEAPRTSIQSHQ